Proteins from a genomic interval of Rubinisphaera italica:
- a CDS encoding outer membrane protein assembly factor BamB family protein has protein sequence MNSQMGRRHFLAASSTLALGAISSPVFAQQKMQGAKSAWWCWRGPNGDGTCDQTISHSLQKDKMKWATPVPGRGHASATVTENAIYLPTADRAQQTQSVLAFNRTDGKPLWSQVIHRGGLNHKNHPKNTEATPTIAFDGERLFAVFFNADAIHVTALNPQGETLYQKTLGSYKPDKYPYGYAPSPIIYQNFVLIAAEYELEAYIVALDRATGNEIWRIKRPNNYSFSPPIVARTSGRDQLVISGANQVASYDPMTGQQLWTTAATTAATCGSIVWDEERVYASGGYPKPETVCIASDGSGRVIWKNDQKCYEQSMLYHEGAVYCVNDTGIAYCWRASDGQLMWRERFGGPYSSSPTLAKDVIHVFSEAGEHFAYRPNPERFELLAREQVATDVFASPSIVENTMYLRVGNTGPDGVRQEYLAALT, from the coding sequence ATGAATTCTCAGATGGGAAGACGTCACTTCTTAGCGGCATCGAGTACATTGGCATTGGGGGCAATTTCCTCGCCGGTCTTCGCTCAGCAGAAAATGCAAGGCGCTAAGTCAGCCTGGTGGTGCTGGCGGGGGCCGAATGGAGATGGGACTTGCGATCAGACAATTTCGCACTCGCTGCAAAAAGACAAAATGAAGTGGGCGACTCCGGTGCCGGGCCGTGGACATGCTTCCGCTACTGTCACTGAAAATGCGATCTATCTCCCGACAGCCGACAGGGCTCAGCAAACGCAGTCTGTGCTGGCCTTCAATCGAACGGATGGAAAACCGTTATGGTCGCAGGTCATTCATCGGGGAGGATTGAATCACAAGAATCATCCTAAGAATACGGAAGCGACCCCGACCATTGCTTTCGATGGAGAACGGCTATTTGCCGTCTTCTTCAATGCCGATGCCATCCATGTGACTGCTCTCAATCCACAGGGCGAAACGCTCTACCAGAAAACACTCGGCTCGTATAAACCTGATAAATATCCTTATGGATATGCCCCCTCCCCCATTATTTACCAGAACTTTGTTCTGATTGCAGCTGAGTATGAACTCGAAGCGTATATCGTGGCGCTGGATCGGGCGACTGGAAATGAAATCTGGCGAATCAAACGCCCCAATAACTATTCGTTTTCCCCTCCGATTGTCGCGCGGACGAGCGGACGAGATCAGTTAGTCATCAGTGGAGCCAATCAGGTTGCCAGTTACGATCCGATGACCGGTCAACAATTGTGGACAACCGCAGCCACAACAGCCGCGACTTGTGGCTCGATTGTGTGGGATGAAGAACGTGTCTACGCCAGTGGAGGGTATCCGAAACCCGAAACGGTTTGTATCGCTTCAGATGGTTCAGGTCGAGTGATCTGGAAAAACGATCAAAAATGTTATGAGCAATCGATGCTCTATCACGAGGGAGCCGTCTATTGCGTGAACGATACGGGCATCGCTTATTGCTGGCGGGCGAGTGATGGACAGCTGATGTGGCGGGAACGCTTCGGGGGACCGTACAGCAGCTCGCCGACTTTGGCCAAAGATGTCATTCACGTCTTCAGCGAAGCGGGAGAGCATTTTGCTTATCGACCGAATCCCGAACGCTTTGAACTGCTCGCTCGCGAACAGGTTGCCACCGATGTATTTGCTTCGCCTTCGATTGTCGAGAATACGATGTATCTACGAGTGGGAAATACGGGACCTGATGGAGTGAGGCAGGAGTATCTGGCGGCGTTGACGTAA
- a CDS encoding GNAT family N-acetyltransferase — protein sequence MSETMNEHVSIRAAEKEDAARLLEFIHPFVAEHRLLPRTEGEIDLLVRTGFLAEVDKKLVGFASLEIYSSKLAEIRSLAVSPIYQGLGIGKLLVARCVEMARERRILEVMAITSSEEFFKGCGFDFILPRERKALFLETFQDPYDVSDPEHIER from the coding sequence ATGTCCGAGACTATGAATGAACATGTTTCAATCCGCGCTGCGGAGAAAGAAGACGCGGCTCGACTGCTCGAATTCATCCATCCGTTTGTAGCCGAACATCGTCTTTTGCCACGTACTGAGGGGGAGATTGACCTGCTCGTCCGCACAGGATTTCTCGCCGAGGTCGACAAAAAACTGGTTGGCTTCGCATCGCTGGAAATCTATTCGAGTAAACTGGCCGAGATCCGTTCACTGGCGGTTTCACCGATTTACCAGGGGCTCGGCATCGGAAAATTACTTGTGGCCCGTTGTGTCGAAATGGCTCGCGAGCGCCGCATCCTCGAAGTGATGGCGATTACGTCTTCGGAAGAATTCTTCAAGGGCTGTGGTTTCGACTTTATTCTGCCCAGAGAACGAAAAGCACTCTTTCTGGAAACGTTCCAGGATCCATATGATGTGTCAGATCCGGAGCATATTGAACGATGA
- a CDS encoding YdjY domain-containing protein, giving the protein MISRISCLLITILLMSVVPILVTADEKALSNDQQVAPPALPEKLQKLLKQATPLNPQETLFLDRPAKAIYLKATVALQEGLLEMLCCPEQTKEHESILATNCSATPIHTALLALGAQSGEPVSFDPVFKAPTGEVLAITILWKADDGAVREQDSREWIQTVTRRYFIAPLASLPAGLTLPEDSDLMYDKTNQELLHFGMMSTEDQKKLLTLSNDPAFQKAIQDLQKSSQPSPLDADWVFAGSIIDVDPTTGQKRYLADGGDLICVANFPSAMIDIAIKSSASDGQRGYEANPQAVPVPGTPVVIKIQCQKDVTTKQGN; this is encoded by the coding sequence ATGATTTCTCGCATCAGTTGTCTGTTGATTACGATTCTTCTGATGAGTGTCGTGCCGATTTTGGTTACGGCGGATGAGAAAGCATTGAGCAATGATCAACAAGTCGCTCCGCCTGCACTCCCGGAGAAACTGCAGAAATTGTTGAAGCAGGCGACTCCTCTCAATCCTCAGGAGACTCTGTTTCTGGATCGGCCTGCAAAAGCGATTTATCTGAAGGCGACCGTCGCTTTGCAGGAAGGTTTACTTGAAATGCTTTGCTGTCCCGAGCAAACGAAAGAGCACGAATCGATTCTCGCCACCAATTGTTCCGCGACCCCCATTCATACGGCTTTGCTTGCATTAGGGGCTCAATCGGGCGAGCCGGTCTCGTTCGATCCCGTTTTCAAAGCTCCCACGGGTGAAGTCCTCGCGATTACAATCTTATGGAAAGCAGACGACGGAGCCGTTCGTGAGCAGGATTCGCGTGAGTGGATTCAGACGGTCACCCGCCGCTATTTCATCGCTCCCCTCGCATCGCTGCCTGCTGGACTGACACTTCCAGAAGATTCTGATTTGATGTACGACAAAACCAATCAGGAATTGCTGCACTTCGGCATGATGTCTACTGAAGATCAGAAAAAACTCCTGACTCTTTCGAATGATCCCGCATTTCAAAAAGCGATTCAGGATCTGCAAAAATCGAGTCAGCCCAGTCCTCTGGATGCCGACTGGGTATTTGCCGGCAGCATTATTGATGTTGATCCGACCACCGGACAAAAACGCTATTTGGCCGACGGGGGGGATTTAATTTGCGTCGCTAATTTTCCTTCCGCAATGATCGACATCGCCATCAAAAGCAGTGCGAGTGATGGTCAGCGAGGCTATGAAGCCAATCCGCAAGCTGTCCCGGTTCCGGGAACACCTGTAGTCATCAAAATTCAATGTCAAAAAGACGTGACGACAAAACAGGGAAATTAG
- a CDS encoding DUF1592 domain-containing protein, with protein MRLINYSCDLSKALRLLIATFVGFVMHQNCLAIDGQKKQFLATYCSDCHTGSSAEAGLEIESLSTTLTDAGTFAVWERIYDRVNAGEMPPKDAEQPTSTNRLDFQRLLHLQLSETHRQSKGTVLRRLNRREYENTLNDIFGTNLNLEEMLPEDGRSHEFDNVGSTLGLSMVHMQSYIDAMSQVLDAAIAKTVDKPTENHIEASYKGSGEGDKFIGKVWKELSDGSVVRFEGGGYPSGMMRGSGVREPGRYKVKVNGYAYRSETPITFSVGGTSFQRGSEKPTYGYFSFKPGTPENSPQSIEFEAWIESNYMIEIEPYGISDPNRYKRENVDEYQGPGLAIHSVILDGPLAEEFPSRGHKLIFEGLNRTEIQPGNPKDKLKSWYRPRFEIQSINTQSDVSNSLMRIAEAAFRKPVQKSEIDVYLTLFHSERDKGNSFEDALRTAATAIFCSPRFLFLKETSGQLDDYALASRLSYFLTRTTPDAELLRLAEAGQLSKPDILRQQTERLLTDPRFSRFLTDFTEAWLNLREMDFTVPDSSLFPEYDNYLRYSMPLETEAFLQELIAANLPIQNLIKSDFAMLNSRLATHYELPDVAGAKVQKVKLPANHLRGGLLTQASILKVSANGTNSSPVVRGVWVMERILGETPSPPPPGIPGVEPDIRGASTLRELLDKHRSLANCQPCHNVIDPPGFALESFNPIGGYRERYRSLGEGERVNKQVNGRGVRYRLGPEVDPSGQLADGRNFDNYLEFRELLASKPEILARAFTEKLLTFATGRELGFSDREEIDIIVGQCADSNYGMKDLLHQAISSDIFQQK; from the coding sequence ATGCGTTTGATAAATTATTCCTGTGACCTTTCCAAAGCCCTGAGATTGCTGATTGCCACTTTCGTTGGTTTTGTCATGCACCAAAACTGCCTTGCTATTGACGGGCAAAAGAAACAGTTTTTGGCGACCTATTGCAGCGACTGTCACACGGGTTCCTCTGCAGAAGCCGGGTTGGAGATTGAATCACTCAGTACAACATTGACCGATGCCGGAACCTTTGCCGTGTGGGAGCGGATATACGATCGAGTCAATGCAGGCGAAATGCCACCCAAAGATGCCGAGCAACCGACTTCGACGAACCGCCTGGATTTTCAGCGGCTGTTGCATCTACAATTATCAGAGACTCATCGCCAGAGCAAGGGAACCGTATTAAGGCGGTTGAATCGTCGTGAATATGAAAACACGTTGAACGATATATTCGGGACGAATCTGAATCTGGAAGAGATGCTGCCAGAGGATGGGCGTTCTCACGAATTTGACAACGTCGGCTCAACTCTGGGGCTGTCGATGGTTCACATGCAGTCATACATTGATGCCATGTCCCAGGTGCTCGATGCGGCGATTGCAAAGACGGTCGATAAGCCAACGGAAAATCATATTGAAGCCAGCTACAAAGGGTCAGGCGAAGGCGATAAGTTCATCGGCAAAGTCTGGAAAGAGTTGTCTGATGGTTCGGTCGTTCGCTTTGAAGGGGGAGGCTACCCCTCCGGCATGATGCGAGGTAGTGGCGTGCGTGAGCCAGGTCGATACAAGGTGAAAGTGAATGGATATGCATATCGTTCGGAGACACCGATTACATTTTCTGTCGGAGGCACCTCATTCCAGAGGGGTTCGGAAAAACCAACTTATGGATACTTCTCATTCAAGCCCGGCACCCCTGAAAACTCTCCACAGTCGATCGAATTCGAAGCCTGGATCGAATCCAATTACATGATCGAAATCGAGCCTTACGGCATTTCGGATCCCAATCGTTATAAGCGGGAAAATGTCGATGAGTATCAGGGACCGGGACTGGCGATACACTCGGTAATTCTAGATGGCCCTCTTGCGGAAGAGTTTCCATCACGTGGTCACAAGCTGATATTTGAAGGTCTGAATCGGACAGAGATTCAACCGGGTAATCCGAAGGACAAACTGAAATCCTGGTATCGACCTCGATTTGAAATCCAATCAATCAACACGCAGTCCGATGTCTCGAATTCATTGATGCGAATTGCAGAAGCGGCATTTCGTAAACCAGTGCAGAAATCTGAAATTGATGTCTATCTCACCTTATTCCATAGTGAGCGCGACAAAGGCAACTCCTTTGAAGATGCATTGAGAACAGCAGCAACGGCTATTTTTTGCTCGCCTCGGTTTTTGTTTCTGAAGGAAACATCAGGTCAGTTGGATGACTACGCTCTAGCCAGTCGACTCTCCTATTTTCTGACACGGACAACACCTGATGCGGAACTGCTCCGTCTCGCAGAGGCTGGCCAGCTGTCGAAACCGGATATCCTGCGGCAGCAAACAGAACGATTACTGACTGATCCTCGGTTTTCAAGATTCCTGACAGACTTTACTGAAGCCTGGCTGAATCTGCGGGAAATGGATTTCACCGTCCCGGATAGTTCTCTCTTTCCGGAATACGACAATTACCTGCGTTATTCAATGCCTCTCGAAACGGAAGCTTTTTTGCAAGAGTTGATTGCAGCGAATCTTCCGATTCAAAATCTCATAAAATCCGATTTCGCCATGCTCAATAGCCGACTGGCAACTCACTACGAACTGCCTGATGTTGCCGGAGCCAAAGTTCAAAAAGTAAAACTGCCAGCCAATCATTTGCGGGGAGGATTGCTGACACAGGCGAGTATTCTGAAAGTCTCTGCAAACGGAACGAATTCTTCACCGGTCGTTCGCGGCGTATGGGTGATGGAACGGATTCTGGGAGAAACGCCTTCACCCCCTCCACCCGGGATTCCCGGAGTTGAACCAGATATTCGCGGTGCTTCAACACTGCGAGAGTTACTCGATAAACACCGCTCACTGGCAAATTGCCAGCCGTGTCATAATGTGATTGATCCCCCGGGATTTGCTCTCGAATCGTTCAATCCGATCGGTGGTTACCGTGAACGATATCGTTCACTGGGAGAAGGAGAGCGGGTTAACAAGCAAGTCAACGGTCGTGGAGTCCGATATCGACTGGGGCCGGAAGTCGATCCCTCAGGTCAATTGGCCGATGGCCGCAACTTCGACAACTATCTCGAATTTCGAGAACTGCTGGCGAGCAAACCGGAAATCCTTGCTCGAGCATTCACAGAAAAGTTACTGACATTTGCCACCGGACGCGAACTTGGATTTTCCGATCGTGAGGAAATTGACATAATAGTTGGGCAATGTGCAGATAGTAATTATGGCATGAAAGACTTACTGCATCAGGCAATTTCCAGTGACATCTTTCAGCAAAAGTGA
- a CDS encoding ornithine cyclodeaminase family protein has product MTAIFLREEDVRQLVNMSDAVKVTEQAFRHLAEGAAFNQTRGRLRTNDVMLHALAGVDRTANQLGWKMYTTTRTAARFLVGIYNGTSGTLEALIEADYLGQLRTGAASGVATKYLSRNDSETLGLIGTGLQSRTQAWAIAEVCHLKQIFIYGRNAARRTAFAKQLAEDLSLEVIACESADQAVEQADVIVTATTSQTPVFDGKRLKAGTHINAVGSNFLKKTELDLETLKKADIIACDSRDQCRLEAGDFVEALSKGILSWDNVAELSEVVTGQVSRDTDEQITLFKSVGLGLQDVALGSLIVERGKDRKIGIDLPF; this is encoded by the coding sequence ATGACAGCAATCTTTCTGAGAGAAGAGGATGTCCGGCAACTCGTCAATATGTCGGATGCCGTTAAGGTGACCGAGCAGGCATTTCGGCATCTGGCTGAAGGAGCAGCGTTCAATCAAACGCGTGGTCGACTGCGAACCAATGATGTGATGTTACACGCACTCGCAGGAGTCGACCGGACAGCCAATCAGCTTGGCTGGAAGATGTACACCACGACCCGCACTGCCGCTCGATTTCTCGTCGGCATTTACAATGGGACTTCTGGGACACTGGAAGCTTTGATCGAGGCCGATTATCTGGGACAACTTCGCACCGGGGCTGCTTCAGGAGTTGCAACGAAGTACCTGTCCCGGAACGATTCTGAAACTCTTGGTTTAATCGGTACTGGCCTGCAGTCTCGGACTCAAGCCTGGGCGATTGCTGAAGTTTGTCACTTGAAGCAGATTTTCATCTACGGTCGAAACGCAGCGCGACGCACGGCATTTGCAAAGCAGCTCGCGGAGGATCTTTCCCTTGAAGTCATTGCCTGCGAATCAGCTGACCAGGCTGTGGAACAAGCCGATGTGATTGTCACGGCAACAACCAGCCAAACTCCTGTCTTTGATGGTAAACGCCTCAAAGCAGGGACACACATCAATGCTGTTGGTTCCAACTTCCTGAAGAAAACGGAACTTGATCTTGAGACACTGAAAAAAGCTGACATCATCGCATGCGATTCTCGTGACCAATGCCGCCTGGAAGCTGGTGATTTTGTCGAGGCTCTATCAAAAGGTATTCTCAGTTGGGATAACGTTGCAGAACTTTCGGAGGTCGTCACGGGTCAAGTCAGCCGCGATACTGATGAGCAGATTACGCTGTTCAAATCTGTCGGACTGGGCCTTCAAGATGTCGCCCTCGGCTCTCTGATTGTTGAACGCGGGAAGGACAGAAAAATAGGAATCGACTTGCCGTTCTGA
- a CDS encoding DUF1571 domain-containing protein yields MTRDLQRSKKQASDSLRNFVAAMLTGGVFSCLYFSFDSAIADDPIQITRLSRLEVQSIIETPDRADIQVLETQKVPNPQDQLNSTAEVVPANPNVIAIKQAIDILQQGVARLENVDKYSFIFNRQERIEGELRDEQQIAVKLRHAPFSVYMKWMTGDRGRELLYTENENDGRMLVKLGGLKGRFVPTLKLDPHGERAKAESQHPVTQAGLKTMANELIKIRMHDLELAKTPNCIIEEGHTFNDRPCIKVYVEYVSKESSPEFRKAITLIDKELSLPVYSRSYTWPNENMVDVEQESLVSCYQFSDIVFETELADATWNTENPDYRFR; encoded by the coding sequence ATGACGAGAGATCTTCAAAGATCTAAAAAACAAGCATCTGACAGTCTACGGAACTTCGTAGCGGCCATGCTGACTGGCGGTGTTTTCAGTTGCCTGTACTTCAGTTTCGATTCTGCCATTGCAGACGATCCGATACAGATAACCAGACTCTCCAGATTGGAAGTTCAGTCGATCATCGAAACTCCTGATCGTGCAGACATCCAGGTTCTCGAAACTCAGAAAGTTCCGAATCCTCAAGACCAGTTGAATTCGACGGCAGAAGTTGTTCCGGCTAATCCCAATGTCATCGCTATCAAGCAGGCTATTGATATTCTTCAACAAGGAGTGGCGCGGCTCGAAAATGTGGACAAGTATTCCTTCATCTTTAATCGGCAGGAGCGCATCGAAGGAGAATTGCGTGACGAACAGCAAATCGCAGTCAAATTGCGACATGCTCCCTTTTCCGTTTACATGAAATGGATGACTGGCGATCGAGGCCGGGAATTACTTTACACAGAGAATGAAAATGATGGTCGTATGCTTGTGAAACTGGGTGGGCTAAAAGGTCGGTTCGTGCCGACTCTTAAACTCGACCCGCATGGAGAACGAGCCAAGGCAGAATCTCAGCATCCGGTGACTCAAGCTGGTCTCAAAACAATGGCCAACGAATTGATTAAAATCCGCATGCACGACCTGGAACTTGCCAAGACGCCAAATTGTATTATCGAAGAAGGGCATACCTTTAACGATCGTCCGTGTATCAAAGTTTACGTGGAATACGTTTCCAAAGAATCGTCACCAGAATTTCGCAAAGCAATTACTCTGATTGATAAAGAATTATCTTTGCCCGTTTACAGCCGATCGTACACTTGGCCTAACGAAAATATGGTCGATGTCGAACAGGAATCTCTGGTTTCCTGCTATCAGTTCAGCGATATCGTATTTGAAACCGAACTGGCCGATGCAACTTGGAACACGGAAAACCCGGACTACCGATTCCGCTAA
- a CDS encoding alpha/beta hydrolase — protein MIHLVGQYLIREPSERFWMFLPGYIWLLAYYLQVIPKPELPRQSLWTRWFMLIILWSFPILFYVGLVKLCQSPFSWRELLIVVYFFVFCIEIPLLYFFNGLDFLDANVKSRLNKFWGAIGRVLLRGCAYLILIPVLLTIFGIHRPKLLPAGFQFADPAFVEAIEFESREENPLVLRGEYLTHPAAKGSVIVCHGVGANRSDISAIVEQVYESEYNVLTFDFRGHGESDGHTITYGTRERRDVLGAYDYLISHPDTDPNKLYALGVSMGGSALLLALPEMPQVQAAIVDSSFADLNLMVHHQLKYFPKGIRIGMVSLARLVGWIETGSDLTAMRPLDSIREIDCPITIIHGQADRVVPFEQAELLKSNCNKLKTFYAPEDIDHIGTAMLQPWLYQELIRGAFRSDE, from the coding sequence TTGATCCATTTGGTCGGTCAATATTTGATCCGTGAACCGAGTGAACGCTTCTGGATGTTTCTTCCCGGTTATATCTGGCTGCTGGCTTATTACCTGCAAGTGATCCCCAAGCCGGAGTTGCCTCGGCAAAGTCTCTGGACTCGCTGGTTTATGCTGATCATTTTGTGGTCGTTTCCGATCCTCTTTTACGTCGGCCTCGTCAAGTTGTGTCAGTCCCCGTTTTCGTGGCGTGAATTGTTGATCGTGGTCTATTTCTTCGTATTCTGCATCGAAATCCCCCTGCTCTACTTTTTTAATGGGCTGGATTTTCTGGATGCCAATGTGAAATCCCGTCTGAATAAATTCTGGGGAGCAATCGGACGGGTGCTACTAAGAGGCTGTGCCTATCTGATTCTGATACCGGTTCTGCTGACGATTTTCGGAATCCATCGTCCCAAACTTTTGCCAGCCGGGTTTCAATTCGCTGATCCTGCTTTCGTTGAAGCCATTGAGTTTGAGAGTCGAGAAGAGAATCCTCTGGTCCTGCGGGGAGAATACCTGACGCATCCCGCTGCGAAAGGGAGCGTGATCGTCTGTCATGGAGTGGGAGCAAATCGAAGCGATATTTCTGCCATCGTCGAACAGGTTTATGAGAGCGAGTATAACGTACTGACTTTTGATTTTCGCGGCCATGGTGAAAGTGATGGCCACACCATTACCTACGGCACCCGCGAACGGAGAGATGTGCTGGGGGCTTATGACTATCTTATTTCCCACCCCGACACTGATCCTAATAAATTGTATGCCCTGGGCGTTTCGATGGGTGGGAGCGCTCTACTACTGGCGTTGCCGGAAATGCCTCAAGTTCAAGCTGCGATTGTCGACTCCTCATTTGCCGATCTGAATTTGATGGTGCATCATCAATTGAAATATTTTCCGAAAGGAATTCGCATCGGAATGGTCTCACTAGCCAGGCTGGTGGGCTGGATCGAGACAGGCTCCGATTTAACGGCGATGCGTCCTCTCGATTCCATCCGTGAAATCGACTGCCCAATCACAATTATTCACGGTCAGGCTGACCGTGTCGTTCCTTTCGAACAGGCCGAACTGCTGAAATCGAACTGTAATAAGCTGAAAACCTTTTATGCTCCTGAAGATATCGATCATATCGGTACAGCGATGCTACAACCGTGGTTGTATCAGGAGTTGATTCGGGGTGCGTTTCGAAGCGATGAATAA